The Micromonospora sp. Llam0 genome contains a region encoding:
- a CDS encoding S8 family serine peptidase: protein MNLPRRIIIVGATALAMVAAVTGPVTAAEPEGTIRHAGGPTAVPDSYIVVFKKSAVTRGQVAATARNLASQHGRTVARTYTAALRGFEISANAKQAARIAAHPAVEYVEQNHTVRITDTQPNPPSWGLDRIDQRDLPLDDSYTYPNTASNVHAYIIDTGIRFSHNDFGGRAVSGFDAVDGGSADDCNGHGTHVAGTVGGTAYGVAKGATLVGVRVLNCSGSGTTAGVIAGVDWVTDNAELPAVANMSLGGGANTSLDTAVRNSIATGVTYSLAAGNSNANACNTSPARVTEAVTVGSTTSNDGRSSFSNYGTCLDVFAPGSSITSAWHTSNTATNTISGTSMAAPHVAGAAALVASVNPGWSPQEVRDYLYDNATVGAVGNPGSGSPNRLLYVVNDGTPPADNFSMSVSPTSGSTTPGGSVTATVSTATTSGSAQSVSFSASGLPSGATASFSPSSVTSGGSASLTVSTSASTPGGSYPVTVTGTGSSATRTATFTLTVIGPGGSCTGTNGTDVAIPDSGSWVSSSIAISGCSSTPSSSSTVDVNIQHTYRGDLIVDLIAPDGSSYRLKSWAFFDGADNVIETYTVNLSSETANGTWQLRVRDIFSGDTGYINTWSLEL from the coding sequence ATGAATCTCCCCCGCAGGATCATCATCGTCGGTGCCACCGCACTGGCCATGGTGGCGGCAGTCACCGGACCGGTCACCGCCGCCGAACCGGAGGGGACGATCCGGCACGCCGGTGGACCGACCGCCGTACCGGACAGCTACATCGTGGTCTTCAAGAAGAGCGCGGTCACCCGGGGACAGGTCGCCGCGACCGCCCGCAACCTTGCCAGCCAGCACGGTCGGACAGTCGCCCGCACCTACACCGCCGCGCTGCGCGGCTTCGAGATCTCCGCCAACGCGAAGCAGGCGGCCCGGATCGCAGCCCACCCGGCCGTCGAGTACGTCGAGCAGAACCACACCGTACGGATCACCGACACCCAGCCGAACCCGCCGTCGTGGGGGCTGGACCGGATCGACCAGCGCGATCTGCCGCTGGATGACTCGTACACCTACCCGAACACCGCGTCCAACGTGCACGCGTACATCATCGACACCGGGATCCGGTTCAGCCACAACGACTTCGGCGGCCGGGCGGTCAGCGGCTTCGACGCCGTCGACGGCGGGTCGGCGGACGACTGCAACGGCCACGGCACGCACGTCGCCGGTACCGTCGGCGGCACCGCGTACGGCGTCGCCAAGGGTGCCACCCTGGTCGGCGTCCGGGTGCTGAACTGCTCCGGCAGTGGCACCACCGCCGGCGTCATCGCCGGGGTGGACTGGGTGACCGACAACGCCGAACTGCCGGCGGTGGCCAACATGAGCCTCGGCGGCGGCGCCAACACCTCGCTGGACACCGCGGTGCGCAACTCGATCGCCACCGGTGTCACCTACAGCCTGGCGGCGGGCAACAGCAACGCGAACGCCTGCAACACCTCCCCGGCCCGGGTCACCGAAGCCGTCACCGTCGGCTCCACCACCAGCAACGACGGTCGGTCCAGCTTCTCCAACTACGGCACCTGCCTGGACGTGTTCGCTCCCGGGTCGTCGATCACCTCGGCCTGGCACACCAGCAACACCGCGACGAACACCATCAGCGGCACCTCGATGGCCGCGCCGCACGTGGCCGGCGCGGCGGCCCTGGTCGCCTCGGTCAACCCCGGCTGGAGCCCGCAGGAGGTCCGCGACTACCTGTACGACAACGCGACCGTGGGCGCGGTCGGCAACCCGGGCAGCGGCTCGCCCAACCGGCTGCTGTACGTGGTCAACGACGGCACCCCGCCAGCGGACAACTTCTCCATGTCGGTCAGCCCGACGTCCGGCTCGACCACGCCGGGTGGTTCGGTGACGGCGACCGTCTCCACCGCCACCACTTCCGGCTCGGCGCAGTCGGTCAGCTTCTCGGCCAGCGGTCTGCCGAGCGGTGCGACCGCCAGCTTCAGCCCGTCGAGCGTCACCTCGGGCGGCTCGGCCAGCCTGACCGTCAGCACCTCGGCGAGCACCCCGGGCGGCAGCTACCCGGTCACCGTCACCGGCACCGGCAGCTCGGCGACCCGTACCGCGACGTTCACCCTGACGGTGATCGGCCCGGGCGGCAGCTGCACCGGCACCAACGGCACCGACGTGGCGATCCCGGACAGTGGATCGTGGGTGAGCAGCAGCATCGCGATCAGTGGCTGCAGCAGCACCCCCTCGTCGTCGTCGACGGTGGACGTCAACATCCAGCACACCTACCGGGGTGACCTGATCGTCGATCTGATCGCCCCGGACGGCTCGTCCTACCGGTTGAAGAGCTGGGCGTTCTTCGACGGCGCGGACAACGTGATCGAGACGTACACGGTGAATCTGTCGTCGGAGACCGCTAACGGCACCTGGCAGCTGCGGGTCCGCGACATCTTCAGCGGCGACACCGGCTACATCAACACCTGGTCGCTGGAGCTGTGA
- a CDS encoding N-acetyltransferase, with product MTAIHPAAVTIRTAGVDDLPQAATLLTEAFLIAPVSQWLVKDLEARAEIFRTLFTIELDHAIRAGGTVHVAGQFSGVAVWHPRGRRTPTEPETVSDHELQLLTATGRWQPRFAALGRILAAHHPWQPHWHLAYLAVAPWRQGGGLGSALLRHHHRHLDGYGTPGYLEATTPRNRDLYLRHGYRPHGPVRLPDGPPIWPMWREPRPRSVAS from the coding sequence ATGACCGCGATCCACCCAGCCGCCGTGACGATCCGTACCGCCGGAGTGGACGACCTCCCGCAGGCCGCCACCCTGCTCACCGAGGCGTTCCTGATCGCGCCGGTGTCGCAGTGGCTGGTCAAGGACCTGGAGGCACGGGCGGAGATCTTCCGGACGCTGTTCACCATCGAGCTCGATCACGCCATCCGGGCCGGCGGCACGGTACACGTCGCCGGCCAGTTCAGCGGGGTCGCGGTCTGGCACCCGCGCGGGCGACGTACGCCCACCGAGCCGGAGACGGTCAGCGACCACGAGCTTCAACTGCTCACCGCGACCGGACGGTGGCAGCCCCGCTTCGCCGCGTTGGGCCGAATCCTGGCGGCACACCATCCGTGGCAGCCGCACTGGCATCTGGCCTACCTGGCGGTGGCGCCGTGGCGGCAGGGCGGTGGGTTGGGCAGTGCGCTGCTCCGGCACCACCACCGGCATCTGGACGGCTACGGCACCCCTGGTTACCTGGAGGCGACCACGCCCCGCAACCGGGACCTCTACCTGCGGCACGGCTACCGGCCGCACGGACCGGTCCGGCTGCCCGACGGCCCGCCGATCTGGCCGATGTGGCGCGAGCCCCGGCCCCGGAGCGTGGCCAGCTGA
- a CDS encoding ArsI/CadI family heavy metal resistance metalloenzyme, producing the protein MSRVQLALRVADLEASVAFYRKLFGVEPAKRRPGYANFAIAEPPLKLVLLEGAPDQPTVLDHLGVEVFDGAQVTAATDRLTEAGLITLAENDTSCCYAVQDKVWVRGPGNEPWEVYVVKGDSDDIGASGVADASETSAEPAAVGSGSSPAGGCCS; encoded by the coding sequence ATGTCCCGTGTCCAACTGGCCCTGCGCGTCGCCGACCTGGAAGCGTCGGTCGCGTTCTACAGGAAGCTGTTCGGCGTCGAGCCGGCCAAGCGGCGGCCCGGCTACGCCAACTTCGCCATCGCCGAGCCACCGCTGAAGCTGGTGTTGCTCGAAGGCGCCCCCGACCAGCCGACCGTGTTGGACCACCTTGGGGTCGAGGTCTTCGACGGCGCGCAGGTCACCGCCGCGACCGACCGGCTCACCGAGGCCGGCCTGATCACCCTTGCCGAAAACGACACCTCCTGCTGCTACGCGGTGCAGGACAAGGTGTGGGTCCGTGGCCCGGGCAACGAGCCATGGGAGGTGTACGTGGTCAAGGGCGACTCCGACGACATCGGCGCCTCTGGCGTCGCCGACGCCTCGGAGACCTCGGCGGAGCCCGCAGCCGTCGGATCGGGCAGCTCGCCTGCGGGCGGCTGCTGCTCGTAA
- a CDS encoding helix-turn-helix transcriptional regulator, whose product MSRQELPVVPDASTCCPPLTDQALTDDAAASLARGFKALGDPVRLRLLSLIASQAGGEVCVCDLTDAFTLTGPTISHHLKVLREAGLIDCKRRGTWVYYWIVPARVAALSRLLDVPIAATEAAR is encoded by the coding sequence GTGTCAAGACAAGAGTTGCCGGTCGTGCCGGACGCGTCGACCTGCTGCCCCCCGCTGACCGACCAGGCGCTGACCGACGACGCGGCCGCCAGCCTGGCCCGCGGCTTCAAGGCCCTCGGCGACCCGGTGCGGCTGAGGCTGCTGTCCCTGATCGCGTCCCAGGCCGGCGGCGAAGTGTGCGTCTGCGACCTGACCGACGCGTTCACCCTGACCGGGCCGACGATCTCGCACCACCTCAAGGTGCTGCGCGAGGCCGGTCTGATCGACTGCAAGCGCCGCGGCACCTGGGTGTACTACTGGATCGTCCCGGCCCGGGTCGCCGCCCTGTCCCGACTGCTCGACGTCCCGATCGCCGCTACCGAAGCTGCCCGATGA
- a CDS encoding GNAT family N-acetyltransferase: MSDAHRDAVLDIYRLGIATGNATFETEPPSWDRFTATRLPDHRWVAVDPAAGMHTVLGWTACAQVSDRCVYAGVVEHSVYVHPDARGRGIGRLLLQQLIGSTEQAGIWTIQSGVFPENTASIALHHRCGFRTIGTRERIGRHHGRWRDVVLLERRSPIVG; the protein is encoded by the coding sequence ATGTCCGACGCGCACCGCGACGCCGTACTCGACATCTACCGGCTCGGCATCGCCACCGGCAACGCCACCTTCGAGACCGAGCCGCCTTCCTGGGACAGGTTCACCGCCACCCGCCTGCCGGACCACCGCTGGGTCGCCGTCGACCCCGCCGCCGGGATGCACACCGTCCTCGGTTGGACGGCCTGCGCCCAGGTCTCGGACCGGTGCGTCTACGCCGGGGTCGTCGAGCACTCGGTCTACGTCCACCCCGATGCCCGCGGGCGCGGCATCGGCCGGCTGCTGCTCCAGCAGTTGATCGGCTCGACCGAGCAGGCCGGCATCTGGACCATCCAGTCCGGAGTCTTCCCCGAGAACACCGCCAGCATCGCCCTGCACCACAGGTGCGGTTTCCGTACCATCGGCACCCGCGAACGCATCGGCCGCCACCACGGCCGCTGGCGCGACGTCGTCCTCCTCGAACGCCGCAGCCCGATCGTCGGCTGA
- a CDS encoding AraC family transcriptional regulator, which translates to MISALNRLVDLIEEHLTEEFDVDAVAGRLGTTEYHLRRMFSSLAGIPLSEYVRRRRMTVAAADLVRGDDDLLSIAIRYGYGSTEAFGRAFRAVHGVGPGDVRRCGGPLRTQSQLRFRLTVEGNTPMHTRILDRPAFRLVGHAARVPLIHHGVNPHIQRHIAALPAEEHSRLKSLGNAEPAGLLQILHDLDPDSTEGTELTYLHGVAIDTDTAVPADLDSVEVPVGTWAVFRTAGPHPQTLQAAWAATATEWFPSNPWRLRPGPSMVAFLERSADFSTATCELWLPVEPD; encoded by the coding sequence GTGATCTCGGCACTCAACCGGCTGGTCGACCTCATCGAAGAGCACCTGACCGAGGAGTTCGACGTCGACGCGGTGGCCGGCAGGCTCGGCACGACCGAGTATCACCTGCGCCGGATGTTCTCGTCGCTGGCCGGCATACCGCTGTCGGAGTACGTACGCCGCCGCCGGATGACCGTCGCCGCCGCCGACCTCGTTCGCGGCGACGACGACCTGCTGAGCATCGCCATCCGGTACGGGTACGGCTCGACGGAGGCGTTCGGGCGGGCCTTCCGGGCCGTACACGGTGTCGGCCCGGGTGACGTCCGCCGCTGCGGCGGCCCCCTTCGCACCCAGTCACAGCTCAGGTTCCGCCTGACCGTCGAAGGGAACACCCCGATGCACACCCGAATCCTCGACCGGCCCGCGTTCCGGCTCGTCGGACACGCGGCCCGGGTCCCGCTGATCCACCACGGCGTCAACCCGCACATCCAGCGGCACATCGCCGCACTACCGGCCGAGGAGCACTCCCGGCTGAAGTCGCTCGGCAACGCCGAGCCGGCCGGACTGCTGCAGATTCTCCACGACCTCGACCCGGACAGCACCGAAGGCACCGAGCTCACCTACCTGCACGGGGTCGCCATCGACACGGACACGGCCGTCCCCGCCGACCTCGACTCCGTCGAGGTGCCGGTCGGCACCTGGGCGGTGTTCCGTACCGCCGGACCGCACCCGCAGACCCTGCAGGCCGCCTGGGCCGCGACCGCCACCGAGTGGTTCCCGTCCAACCCGTGGCGGCTGCGGCCGGGTCCGTCGATGGTCGCCTTCCTCGAACGTTCGGCCGACTTCAGCACCGCCACCTGCGAGCTGTGGTTGCCCGTCGAACCGGACTGA
- a CDS encoding glycosyltransferase, with product MIVPWGRGASAGHLLDDALSALAAADWSDTDRPPVAWLHWPVDMANPYQSLLYSRFARRNLTPIRVRRLDQLDELLPALPDGIGRVLHVHWLYDVTSGCTTTSQAEAAVDAFAKRLDALRDRGVRLVWTVHNLLPHETVHRATETRLRQVMLAGADVVHLMHDSHLDILRDTFGAEPRRVVIAPHPTFAGAYPDWVDRPAARSHLGIPLGARVLVTFGQVRPYKGHGDFLDALDVAVRHDPRLRWLVAGKVREEAGGPEFMRRAAEHPAVIFHPGFASDTDVQYFLRAADAAVYPYRSSLNSGALALTAGFGLPAYVSTGTTIGGLLPDAALRRFDLSDPDKTAETITESGGAWERAEPVRAAVRDHVEDLAPAKVSARFAAELRRHLDPLA from the coding sequence GTGATCGTTCCCTGGGGCCGTGGCGCCTCCGCCGGACACCTGCTCGACGACGCGTTGAGCGCGCTGGCCGCCGCCGACTGGTCCGACACCGACCGCCCGCCGGTCGCCTGGCTGCACTGGCCGGTCGACATGGCCAACCCGTACCAGTCGTTGCTGTACAGCCGGTTCGCCCGGCGCAACCTGACGCCGATCCGGGTCCGCCGGCTCGACCAGCTGGACGAACTGCTGCCCGCGCTGCCCGACGGCATCGGCCGGGTGCTGCACGTGCACTGGCTCTACGACGTCACCTCCGGTTGCACCACCACCAGCCAGGCCGAGGCAGCGGTCGACGCTTTCGCCAAGCGGCTGGACGCCCTGCGCGACCGGGGCGTACGGCTGGTCTGGACGGTGCACAACCTGCTCCCGCACGAGACCGTGCACCGGGCGACCGAGACCCGGCTGCGCCAGGTGATGCTCGCCGGCGCCGACGTGGTGCACCTGATGCACGACAGCCACCTCGACATCCTGCGGGACACCTTCGGAGCCGAGCCCCGACGCGTGGTGATCGCCCCGCATCCCACCTTCGCCGGCGCCTACCCGGACTGGGTGGACCGGCCCGCCGCCCGCAGCCACCTCGGCATCCCGCTCGGCGCCCGGGTGCTGGTCACCTTCGGACAGGTCCGGCCGTACAAAGGGCACGGGGACTTCCTCGACGCGCTCGACGTCGCGGTCCGGCACGACCCACGGCTGCGCTGGCTGGTCGCCGGCAAGGTACGCGAGGAGGCCGGCGGCCCCGAGTTCATGCGCCGGGCCGCCGAGCACCCGGCGGTGATCTTCCATCCCGGCTTCGCATCCGACACCGACGTGCAGTACTTCCTGCGGGCGGCCGACGCCGCCGTCTACCCGTACCGGTCGTCGCTGAACTCCGGTGCGCTGGCGTTGACCGCCGGATTCGGCCTGCCGGCGTACGTGTCGACCGGCACCACCATCGGTGGTCTGCTGCCGGACGCCGCGCTGCGCCGGTTCGACCTGTCCGACCCGGACAAGACCGCCGAGACGATCACCGAGTCCGGTGGGGCCTGGGAGCGTGCCGAGCCGGTCCGTGCGGCGGTCCGCGACCACGTCGAGGATCTGGCCCCGGCCAAGGTCAGCGCCCGGTTCGCGGCCGAGTTGCGGCGGCACCTCGACCCACTGGCGTGA